CACGCGCCCGAGGACCGTGATGTAGCCGTCCTCGTCGATTTTCGCGCCGTCCTCCGGGAAGTAGACCCAGTCGTCGGGGTCGTCGCTGTCGGTGTCGGAGTACTCCGCCCAGTACTCCTCGATATAGCGCTCGTCGTTGTTGTACAACGTCCGGAGCATCCCCGGCCACGGCTTCTGGACCGTGAGGTGGCCCGCGCGCCCCGGTTCGACCTGCTCACCCTCGGTGTCTACGACCTGTACGTCTACGCCCGGGAGGGGCGGTCCCGCGGACCCCGGTTTCATGTCTTTCACGCCGGGGAGCGTGGTGACCATCATGCCGCCGGTCTCGGTCTGCCACCACGTGTCGATGATGGGGCAGTCCTCGCCGCCGATGTGCTTGTAGTACCACTTCCACGCCCGCGGGTTGATGGGTTCGCCGACCGTCCCGAGCAGGCGGAGACTCGACAGGTCGTGTTTGTCGGGGTACTCCGAACCCCACTTCATGAACGCCCGAATCGCGGTTGGCGCGGTGTAGAGCTGGTCGGCCTCGTACTCTTCGATAATCTCCCAGAGGCGGTCCTGCTCGGGGTGGTCCGGCGTTCCCTCGTACATCATCGTCGTGGTGCCCAGCGAGAGTGGGCCGTAGACGATGTAGGAGTGGCCGGTAATCCAGCCGATGTCCGCCGAGCAGAAGTACGTGTCCTCGGGCTTGATGTCGAGGACTGCCTGCGACGTCCACGCCGTCCACGCCAGATAACCGCCGGTCGTGTGCTTGACGCCCTTCGGTTGCCCCGTCGTACCGGAGGTGTACATCAGGAACAGCATGTCCTCCGCGTCGCGCGACACCGGTTCGACCTCCGCGCCAGCGTGGTCGGCCACGAGGTCGTCGTAATCGCGGTGGTTCTCGCCCATCGGGTGGTCGTAGTCGTCGCCGAGTCGGTCCACGACGACCACGTCCGACACCTCGTGTTCGACGCCGTCGAGGCCCTCGTCGGCCTTGGCCTTGTGTTCCAGCGCGTCGCCGCGCCGGTAGTAGCCGTCGCAGGTCACGAGGTACTCGGAGTCGGCCGAGTTCATCCGGGTGGCGAGGGCGTCCGCGGAGAAGCCCGCGAAGACGACCGAGTGGGGTGCGCCGATGCGGGCGCACGCCAGCATGGCGATGGGGAGTTCCGGAATCATCGGCATGTACATCGTCACCACGTCGTCCTCGCCGACGCCCATCTCGCGGAGCGCCGCGGCGAACTCGTTGACCTCGCGGTGGAGTTCCTCGTAGGTGTAGGTGCGGTTCTCCTCGTCGGTGGGTTCACCGACCCACTCGATTGCAGCCTCGTCGCCGCGCTCGTCCAGATGCCGGTCGAGGCAGTTCGCCGAGGCGTTGAGTTCCCCGCCGGTGAACCATTCGTAGAACGGCGGGTTCGAGTCGTCCAGCACCGTGTCGTACTCCTCGTTCCAATCGAGCAGGTCCGCGGCCTGCTCCCAGCACTCGGGCCACTCCTCTTCGAACGTCTCGTAGACGGAATTGTCCGAGACGTTCGCCTGCGAGACGAACGATTCGGAGGGGACGAATCGCTCTTGGTCGGCGAGTCGGGCTTCGAGTTCGACGTCTTGTTCTTCCGGCATGAGCCGTCTTCACAACCACAACATAGCTATATAAGTGATGGAACTAACTATTCCAAACGGCATCGTTCGCCGCGTATAGCCGTCGTAAGTGTATTTTATGGTGTTTAATGTCTGCGGTAGGAGGTTTAACTGAACCGGCGTTCGCACGCGAGGCTAAATAGTTAGTGTCCGTCGGCGTCCACCGTCCGGGGGTCGGGGTCGTCGAACACCGCTTCGAGCACCTTCTGCTGGGCCTTCCGGAGGTGGTTGTGGAGCGTGGGCGAGGAGACGTCCATCGAGGCCGCGAGTTCCTCCGCGGTGCTGCCCCGGGGCCACTCGAAGTACC
This portion of the Halorussus sp. MSC15.2 genome encodes:
- the acs gene encoding acetate--CoA ligase, coding for MPEEQDVELEARLADQERFVPSESFVSQANVSDNSVYETFEEEWPECWEQAADLLDWNEEYDTVLDDSNPPFYEWFTGGELNASANCLDRHLDERGDEAAIEWVGEPTDEENRTYTYEELHREVNEFAAALREMGVGEDDVVTMYMPMIPELPIAMLACARIGAPHSVVFAGFSADALATRMNSADSEYLVTCDGYYRRGDALEHKAKADEGLDGVEHEVSDVVVVDRLGDDYDHPMGENHRDYDDLVADHAGAEVEPVSRDAEDMLFLMYTSGTTGQPKGVKHTTGGYLAWTAWTSQAVLDIKPEDTYFCSADIGWITGHSYIVYGPLSLGTTTMMYEGTPDHPEQDRLWEIIEEYEADQLYTAPTAIRAFMKWGSEYPDKHDLSSLRLLGTVGEPINPRAWKWYYKHIGGEDCPIIDTWWQTETGGMMVTTLPGVKDMKPGSAGPPLPGVDVQVVDTEGEQVEPGRAGHLTVQKPWPGMLRTLYNNDERYIEEYWAEYSDTDSDDPDDWVYFPEDGAKIDEDGYITVLGRVDDVLNVSGHRLGTMEIESAIVGVEGVAEAAVVGGNHDVKGEAVYAYVITEDGYEEGDEMRDRIVEGVEDAIGPIARPEAVVFTPELPKTRSGKIMRRLLEDVANGEELGNTSTLRNPEIVSEIASKVGDD